A region of the Conyzicola lurida genome:
GGAACTCATAGGTGCCGCCTCCTATTGAGGATTCTATAAGTATTGCCCGCGAATGCCACGGCCCCTGAGCCTGTCGAAGGGCAAATCACAGTGCACTTCGACAAGCTCACCGACCGAGCGCCAACCGCTCCCGGGCGAGGTCGGCGAGGGTCGCCGCGTGCAACCCGAGCAGCGAATCGTCGAACACCGCGCGCTCGCCGTGCATCGACGGCGCTCCGTCGGCCGCGACATCCGCCGGTCTGGTACCCAGGAAAAGCAGCGTGCCCGGCACCTCCTCGAGAACGTAGGCGAAGTCTTCAGAGGCCATGGATGGCGCGGGCAGACGGTACACCCGGTCGGCGCCGTGACGCGCTTCCAGGGCGGCCAGCACGCGGGAGGTCTCCGCCTCATCGTTGTGGGTCACCGGGTAGGAGTCGATGAACTCGGTCTCGACGGTGCAGCCGTGCGCCTCGCCGATGCCGGTGACCAGCTCGCCGGTCGAGGAACGCACGAGGGCGAAGGTGGCCCGCGACAGGGTGCGGATGTTGACGAACACCTCGACCCGGGTGGCGAGCACGTTGGGCGCGGTCGAGTCGCTGTTGATGCTCACGACCGAGACGACGGCGGGGTCGGCGGCCGGCACACGGCGGCTGACGAAGGTCTGCAGTGCGAGCACGATCGCGGCCGCGGCCGGGATGGGGTCGACGGCGAGGTGCGGGAAGGCGGCGTGGCCGCCGGTGCCCGTGACGTGGATGCGGAGGCCGCTCGCGCTGGCCATGATCGGACCCGGGCGGGAGACGAACAGGCCGGGGTCGGTCGAGCAGTCGACGTGCATCGCGTAGGCGGCGACCGGGCGCTCCCCCGCGGCGTCGAGCACGCCCTCCTCGATCATGATGCGGCCGCCGGCGTGGCCCTCCTCACCGGGTTGGAACATGAACACCACGGTGCCCGCCAGCTCGGACCGGCCCGCGGCGAGCAGCCGGGCGGCGCCGACGAGTCCGGCCATGTGCAGGTCGTGGCCGCACGCGTGCATCGCGCCGTTCGTCGCGGCGTAGTCGAGACCGGTCGCCTCGACCACGGGCAGGCCGTCCATGTCGGCGCGTAGAAGCACGACGGGGCCGGGCAGGCCGCCGCGCAGCACGGCGGTGATCGAACTGAGGCCGGTGCCGGTCGTGATCTCGAGGTCGAGGTCGGCGAGTTGCTCGAGCAGGGTCGCCTGCGTCACCGGCAGGTCGAGGCCGAGCTCGGGTTCGGCGTGGAGGCGACGACGCAGGGCGACGAGTTCAAGGGTCATGACGACGCCCGCACGCGGCGCATCCGCTCGGCCAGCGCGGGGTTCCGGTACGGCCCGGGCGCCTCGAGCGCGGCGGTGACGCGGTCGACTACCTCGGCCGGCTTGTCCTGGCTCATCTTCTCCTTGGCCTCGACCCGGGTGACGCGCATGCGGAACCCGACCGTGCCGTGCACGATGCGCTCGGCGTAGGCGGCGTTCTCGGCGGTGCCGCGCATGCGGAACGGGTTCGGCAGCGGGTCTTCGAAGTGGTCGACGAGACGCTCGAGCACGGCGAGGTTCTCGGCGTCGCTGAGGATCTCGGGCACGCCGTACGCGTGCACGGTCGCGAAGTTCCAGGTCGGCACCGCGCGCTCGACGCCGTACCAGCTGGGCGAGACGTAGCCGCTCGGGCCGTAGAACACGACGGCGATCTCGGAGGATCCGAGACCGTG
Encoded here:
- a CDS encoding M20 metallopeptidase family protein — protein: MTLELVALRRRLHAEPELGLDLPVTQATLLEQLADLDLEITTGTGLSSITAVLRGGLPGPVVLLRADMDGLPVVEATGLDYAATNGAMHACGHDLHMAGLVGAARLLAAGRSELAGTVVFMFQPGEEGHAGGRIMIEEGVLDAAGERPVAAYAMHVDCSTDPGLFVSRPGPIMASASGLRIHVTGTGGHAAFPHLAVDPIPAAAAIVLALQTFVSRRVPAADPAVVSVVSINSDSTAPNVLATRVEVFVNIRTLSRATFALVRSSTGELVTGIGEAHGCTVETEFIDSYPVTHNDEAETSRVLAALEARHGADRVYRLPAPSMASEDFAYVLEEVPGTLLFLGTRPADVAADGAPSMHGERAVFDDSLLGLHAATLADLARERLALGR
- a CDS encoding FMN-binding negative transcriptional regulator; the encoded protein is MRENPDYGMTDIAEVRALISEYPWGTMVSATPAGVVVSHYPFLLEDGDDLVLVSHVGRPDEQQHGLGSSEIAVVFYGPSGYVSPSWYGVERAVPTWNFATVHAYGVPEILSDAENLAVLERLVDHFEDPLPNPFRMRGTAENAAYAERIVHGTVGFRMRVTRVEAKEKMSQDKPAEVVDRVTAALEAPGPYRNPALAERMRRVRASS